The Sebaldella sp. S0638 sequence TATCTTATACCTGAAATGCAGCCAAATGCTTTTGCTACAGGAAGAAATCCACAGCATGCAGCTGTTGCTGTTACTGCCGGTCTTTTGGAAACTATGGATGATGCCGAATTAAGCGGAGTTATCGGGCATGAACTCGGACATGTCAAACACAGAGATATTCTTATTAGTACCATTGCAGCGATATTTGCAGGTGCTATTTCTATCATGAGCAGATTTGCCATGTATTCAGGCAGCGGAAGACGTTCCGACAATGACAGAGGGGCAAATCCATTTGCATTTTTGCTTGTTCTGCTGGCTCCGGTTGCTGCTATGATAGTTCAGATGAGTATTTCCAGAAAAAGAGAATTTCTTGCTGATCAATTCGGTGCGGAGGTTTCGGGGAATCCGCTCTATCTGAGAAATGCCTTACAGAAACTGGAAGCTTACGGAAGAAGAGTCCCTATGCAGCATAATAATCCTTCATATTCACATATGTTTATTGTAAATCCTCTTGCTAATGCAGGTGCCGCTTTTGCGAATCTTTTCAGAACGCATCCTTCTACAAGCGAAAGAATAAAAAGACTTGAACAGATGGCAGAGAGATAAACATGACTAATAAAGAGATTATAGAAAAAACAAAAGAATATGTAAAAAATAAGCTTGAAGGCGAAGGTTCGGGGCATGACTGGTGGCATATTCTGAGAGTATATAATAACGCTCTTGATATTGCAGAAAATGAAGGAAATTGTGATATTTTCACAGTGGAACTCGCGGCCTTGCTTCATGATATAGCAGACTGGAAATTTCATAACGGAAATCTTGATAAAGGTTCCGAAATAGCAGATTTCTTTCTGTCAGGACTGAATGTAGATAAGAAAACTATTGAACACGTCGCAGATATTATAAAAAATATCTCTTTCAAAGGTGCCAA is a genomic window containing:
- the htpX gene encoding zinc metalloprotease HtpX codes for the protein MGNQIKTFFLMFILILIFMFIGDFIGGQSGAVIGLVLAAGINIFSYWNSDKMVLANYNAQPITENNNPRVYNIVRSLVRNADLPMPKVYLIPEMQPNAFATGRNPQHAAVAVTAGLLETMDDAELSGVIGHELGHVKHRDILISTIAAIFAGAISIMSRFAMYSGSGRRSDNDRGANPFAFLLVLLAPVAAMIVQMSISRKREFLADQFGAEVSGNPLYLRNALQKLEAYGRRVPMQHNNPSYSHMFIVNPLANAGAAFANLFRTHPSTSERIKRLEQMAER